One stretch of Lacimicrobium alkaliphilum DNA includes these proteins:
- the fabV gene encoding enoyl-ACP reductase FabV gives MVIQPKIRGFICTNAHPVGCAANVKQQIDYIRQQQQPEEGPKNVLVLGCSTGYGLASRITAAFGYGAKTLGVCFEKPPSERKTATAGWYNTAAFHQQAEAAGLYAKTINGDAFSNEIKAEVIEAIKADMGKVDLVVYSLASPRRTDPNTGETFKSVLKPVGQGYKTKTYDTDKDLVHEIELEPATQEEIDHTIKVMGGEDWEMWLDALDAADLLAEGCRTTAYTYIGKELTWPIYGHATIGKAKEDLDRAAAAINSSKADKQIKAYVSSLKALVTQASSAIPVMPLYISLIYKVMKEEGTHEGCIEQIQGLFAEKLFAAHPQTDEANRLRMDDKETNEQTQARIKALWDQVTQDNFHQLSDYAGYHQEFLHLFGFGFDGVDYDADVDPMVDW, from the coding sequence ATGGTTATTCAGCCGAAAATTCGCGGCTTTATCTGCACTAATGCTCACCCTGTGGGCTGTGCGGCTAATGTAAAACAACAGATTGATTATATTCGTCAACAGCAACAACCCGAAGAGGGCCCGAAGAATGTACTGGTGCTGGGATGCTCCACAGGATACGGGCTGGCATCACGTATTACTGCCGCCTTTGGTTATGGCGCCAAAACTCTGGGTGTGTGCTTTGAGAAACCACCTTCTGAGCGCAAAACAGCCACTGCAGGCTGGTACAATACTGCGGCCTTTCATCAGCAGGCAGAAGCGGCCGGACTCTATGCCAAAACTATTAATGGTGATGCCTTCTCCAATGAGATTAAGGCTGAGGTGATCGAGGCCATTAAGGCGGATATGGGTAAGGTTGACCTGGTGGTTTACAGTCTGGCGTCACCACGGCGTACCGATCCCAATACCGGTGAGACCTTTAAGTCGGTGTTAAAACCAGTAGGGCAGGGCTACAAGACCAAGACCTATGATACGGATAAGGATCTGGTACACGAGATAGAGTTGGAACCGGCTACTCAGGAAGAGATTGACCATACCATCAAGGTGATGGGCGGAGAGGACTGGGAAATGTGGCTGGATGCGCTGGATGCAGCGGATCTGCTTGCCGAGGGTTGCCGTACTACCGCCTATACCTATATAGGTAAGGAACTGACCTGGCCGATTTATGGCCATGCCACTATCGGCAAGGCCAAGGAAGATCTGGACAGAGCGGCGGCAGCCATTAACAGTTCCAAGGCAGACAAGCAGATTAAAGCCTATGTATCTTCACTAAAGGCATTGGTCACCCAGGCCTCATCTGCGATTCCGGTTATGCCGCTGTATATTTCTCTGATTTACAAGGTGATGAAAGAAGAGGGTACCCATGAAGGCTGTATCGAGCAGATTCAGGGATTGTTTGCTGAAAAACTCTTTGCTGCGCACCCACAAACCGATGAAGCAAACCGGTTGCGCATGGACGACAAGGAAACCAATGAGCAAACTCAGGCCAGGATAAAGGCATTATGGGATCAGGTGACACAGGACAATTTCCATCAGTTGAGTGATTATGCCGGTTACCATCAGGAGTTTCTGCATTTGTTCGGCTTTGGCTTCGATGGTGTCGATTATGATGCCGATGTTGACCCCATGGTAGATTGGTAA